One stretch of Cohnella algarum DNA includes these proteins:
- a CDS encoding iron chaperone — translation MEVFAEYLARIDNPEHRARTEEVLAWVTKKFPNLAPKLAWNQPMFTDHDTFIIGFSVSKRHLAVAPERAGMQHFSDEIVQSGYDHTNELVRIPWGSPVEFALLEKFIEFNILDKADCPTFWRK, via the coding sequence ATGGAAGTTTTCGCAGAATATTTAGCGCGCATCGATAATCCGGAACATCGGGCCCGAACGGAAGAGGTTTTGGCTTGGGTAACGAAAAAATTTCCGAATTTAGCGCCCAAACTGGCGTGGAATCAGCCTATGTTTACCGATCACGACACCTTTATTATTGGCTTCAGCGTTTCCAAACGTCATTTGGCCGTCGCCCCCGAACGGGCAGGGATGCAGCATTTTTCGGATGAAATTGTCCAGTCCGGCTACGATCACACCAACGAGTTGGTCCGTATCCCGTGGGGGAGTCCGGTTGAATTCGCTCTGCTTGAGAAATTCATTGAATTCAATATTTTGGATAAGGCGGACTGTCCGACGTTTTGGCGGAAATAA
- a CDS encoding response regulator transcription factor has protein sequence MYEILIVDDHTHLVDSLAIGLPWELMGVSNVYKAYSGEEALELLNYRSVDIVVTDIQMNGMTGLELIARINEKWKNTKAVILTGYDEFQYAKEAIQQQVCDYLLKPVSNEDLEKTLRHIINKITQEGNALLNQQKFYYRFKESLPKLREMFLFDLLSGKNYPLSVLKDKIQLVELPIQAEREAILLCMRVEEDNSNTDLYSLSLIEYAMFNIVEEVFSSQFHVIYCKDSYDYLIFLVQSKQIEQSDPDRSAVMIEDLARLSQHQIKLYLKSKVSIVQSNWGEFPKDILSMYHSALSIYTDYIGYQTESFFQVTQKKEAFDIRPFTELYRSQTLMELIEIEQWTAFENKLTRIFDELEGAGSGAREYGVEIYVALLHAYSYYLHKKGKRIFDVFGRDIEKMLKIDASWSVEPLKEWAFGSYVQIKAYSDSYSDNIRSDLMQRIRRFIQGNIKEITLQAVADHVHLHPVYVSNLFKQEAGENFSNYVLRLRMEKAVQLLKHKDLKISQIAHEVGYQKPQYFIKLFKSQYGMTPQEFKNHL, from the coding sequence ATGTACGAAATCTTGATCGTGGACGATCACACGCACTTGGTTGACAGTCTGGCGATCGGGCTTCCGTGGGAGCTAATGGGGGTCTCTAATGTCTACAAAGCCTATTCCGGCGAGGAGGCCCTGGAGCTGCTAAATTACCGTTCCGTTGATATTGTGGTCACGGATATCCAAATGAACGGAATGACCGGACTCGAATTGATCGCTCGAATAAATGAGAAATGGAAAAACACAAAGGCGGTTATTTTAACCGGATATGATGAATTTCAATATGCGAAGGAAGCCATCCAGCAGCAAGTATGCGATTATTTACTGAAGCCGGTATCGAACGAGGACTTGGAAAAAACGCTTCGCCATATTATAAACAAGATTACGCAAGAAGGAAATGCGCTCCTGAATCAGCAAAAATTTTATTACCGGTTCAAAGAAAGCTTGCCCAAATTAAGAGAGATGTTCTTGTTCGATTTGCTGTCCGGCAAAAATTACCCCCTATCCGTTTTGAAGGACAAGATCCAGCTGGTCGAGCTGCCCATTCAAGCCGAAAGGGAAGCCATCCTCTTATGCATGAGAGTGGAGGAGGATAACTCGAATACGGATCTGTACAGCCTCTCGTTGATCGAATATGCCATGTTTAATATTGTAGAAGAAGTATTTTCGAGTCAATTTCATGTGATCTATTGCAAAGATTCGTACGATTATTTGATTTTCCTGGTTCAATCGAAACAAATCGAACAATCGGATCCCGATCGCTCCGCCGTTATGATTGAGGACCTGGCCCGGCTCTCCCAGCATCAAATCAAATTATATTTAAAATCGAAAGTGTCCATTGTCCAAAGCAATTGGGGGGAGTTTCCAAAAGACATCCTGTCCATGTACCACTCCGCATTATCGATCTATACCGATTATATCGGCTACCAGACGGAAAGTTTTTTTCAAGTAACGCAAAAGAAAGAAGCGTTCGACATTCGGCCGTTTACGGAGCTTTACCGTTCCCAAACGTTAATGGAGTTAATCGAAATCGAGCAGTGGACGGCATTCGAGAACAAGCTGACCCGGATATTCGACGAGCTCGAAGGAGCAGGCAGCGGGGCCCGTGAATACGGGGTTGAAATCTATGTTGCGTTGCTGCATGCATACTCCTATTATTTGCACAAAAAAGGCAAACGGATTTTTGATGTATTTGGCAGAGACATCGAGAAGATGCTGAAAATCGATGCAAGCTGGAGCGTGGAACCTTTGAAGGAATGGGCTTTCGGCAGCTATGTACAAATCAAAGCGTACAGCGACAGCTATTCGGACAATATACGTTCCGACTTGATGCAACGGATTCGCCGATTCATCCAAGGGAATATAAAGGAGATCACCCTTCAAGCGGTAGCCGATCATGTCCACCTGCATCCCGTATACGTATCCAACTTATTCAAGCAGGAGGCCGGAGAGAACTTCTCCAACTACGTCCTTCGCCTGCGAATGGAAAAAGCGGTACAATTGTTGAAGCACAAGGATTTGAAAATCAGTCAAATTGCGCACGAAGTCGGCTATCAGAAACCGCAGTATTTTATTAAACTGTTCAAATCCCAGTACGGGATGACGCCGCAGGAGTTTAAGAACCATTTATGA